One Telluria mixta DNA window includes the following coding sequences:
- a CDS encoding NF038120 family PEP-CTERM protein → MTTNPTSCVSRAQPGLNKLVLGVATALALLGSATATAAVVNFESLSPDGIYVDGDTVGEAGYTLQAVDNHGGTSGVVGLLLNGMDPTSCWLGGCPTNNTSHSYLGLNDGGVTIKKDDGGRFSLRSLDFGFVAPFGGLANFSYGQLQLTGTLANGGTVGWSLNFPGTDSNGDPLFDSATLPAGFGYAELTGLTIRACLFDGNGGCTVAPDISDPSIYQAQFAIDNLALAEVPEPGSLALIGLGMGAFLARRRKSAPSSNTI, encoded by the coding sequence ATGACAACCAATCCGACTTCTTGCGTATCCCGTGCCCAACCCGGGCTGAACAAACTGGTCCTCGGCGTAGCCACCGCGCTCGCGCTGCTGGGCTCGGCAACCGCCACCGCTGCCGTGGTGAACTTCGAATCCCTGAGCCCCGACGGTATTTATGTCGACGGCGACACCGTCGGCGAGGCCGGCTACACCCTGCAGGCGGTCGACAACCACGGCGGCACGAGCGGCGTCGTCGGCCTGCTCCTCAACGGCATGGACCCGACCAGCTGCTGGCTGGGCGGCTGCCCGACCAACAACACGAGCCATTCCTACCTGGGCCTGAACGACGGCGGCGTCACCATCAAGAAGGACGACGGCGGCCGGTTCAGCCTGCGCAGCCTCGATTTCGGTTTCGTCGCCCCGTTCGGCGGCCTGGCGAACTTCTCGTACGGCCAGCTGCAACTGACCGGCACCCTCGCGAACGGCGGCACGGTTGGCTGGTCGCTCAACTTCCCGGGCACCGACAGCAACGGCGATCCCCTGTTCGACTCGGCCACGCTGCCGGCGGGCTTCGGCTACGCTGAGCTGACGGGCCTGACGATCCGCGCCTGCCTGTTCGACGGTAACGGCGGCTGCACCGTGGCGCCGGACATTTCCGATCCGTCGATCTACCAGGCCCAGTTCGCCATCGACAACCTCGCACTGGCCGAAGTGCCGGAGCCGGGCAGCCTCGCGCTGATCGGCCTGGGCATGGGCGCGTTCCTGGCGCGCCGCCGCAAGTCCGCCCCTTCGTCCAACACCATCTGA